GTCGAGGTGCAGTTCGGCACCTATCTCGGCGAGGACGACATCATCCGCAAGCAGGACGACTACGGGCGCGCCGGTCGCTAGTCGCTCCCGCCGGGGTAGAAGTGGGCGCCCAGCCCGATGTAGTCGATCTTGTTCTTGTAGAACTGCCCGTTCGGTGAGTTGCCGCTGAAGTATTCCAGCATGACCAGGAGCCGCCGCCCCAGGATGCGCGCCCGGTCGAACTGCAGCCCCGCTCGCACCGAGTAGTTCGGGCTCCAGCTGTTCTCCTCGTGGAGTTGCACGTCGGTCGCAACCACCGTCGTGACGTGCGGCATGAAGCCCAACCGGTGCTTCCACTCGAGACCGGCCTGAGCCGACCAGGGCTTGAGATTCGAGGGATCCTGGTCGAAGAGATAGCCGCCGCCTGCATAGAGGCGGACCTGCCGCTCGAACAGGTGATACGAGAGCTTGAGGTCCACGGCCTCGTAGCTCAAGTTGATGCGATTGGTCTTCGTGCGCAGCAGGAACTCGTCGCCCAGGTGCGAGCTCTGGTGGTAGAGCCGCGTGAGCAGCTCGAACGGGCCCTGCGCGTAGGCGCCCGTGAAGGCGGCGAAGTAGTCGGCGTTCACGAGATCGTGGGACTTGGAGTCCATGTCGAAGATCGCGAAGACGCCGGCCTGGATCCCGACCTCCCAGTAGCCGCCGAACGACGTGATGGCCTGCCGGTAGAGCGGGATGGTCTCGCCGAAGCTCACCGAGGCGATGTGCGTGAAGTCGGGATCGTCCAGATAGCGCTGGATCGATGCGCCGAAGTGGGGCCAGCGCGGATCGGCGAGCAGGGGATCGAAGATGAGCCCGTTCGGCAGGAAGCCGGTCTCGATGGCCTCCGGCGCCCAGTCCGGCGCGGGCGGCGGCAGCGTGGCGCCGGTCGCCGGCGCGCCCGCGGGCGCCGCCGCGATCGTGGGCGGGGCGGTGGGCGCGACCCCCGGAGTCGGCGCCGGACCCAGGAACTCGACGCGCACGGCGCCGGGCACGCGGGCCAGCGCCGCCGCGATGCGCCCGCGATCGGCCTCGCGGGCGGCCGTCACCTGGATGACCCCATCGGTGACGCGAATCGTCGGGGCGCTGGGGCCCAGCGTCTCGCGGAGCAGGGCCGTGGCGTAGCCACGGAGAAAGTCGTCGTCGGCGCCCGCGAAGGCGAGATCGGGTCGGAAGAGAACGGCCAAGGCCAGGGCCAGAACGCCAAGGGTCGCACGCATGGGCGGTCTCCTCGGGATGCCGCCCCAGGCGTTCGCTGCCCGCCGCGGGGCGCGGTCGTGTGCGCGTCTGCCCCTACTCTCTCACGCGTGTCGACGGTCGACGATGCGCGAGGAGGACCTCGTGACCGCAGGCCCTAGCGCGTAACCGGCGGCGGCGGAGGCGGTGGCGGGGGTGGGGGTGGGGGCGGGGGCGGGGGCGGAGGGGGCGGGTTCGCCACGCGCCGGTAGGTCCGCGCGCCAGGAATCTGGTGGCCCTTCGCGTACATGCACTGCTGGTACGCAATGTCATAGCGCTGCTGCACGCTCGCCCCCGCGTAATAGCCGGCATTCGCGCCGGACGCGGTCCCGCCCAGCAGGCCGGCGCCCGCGCCGATGGCGGCGCCCGCGGCCGGGTTGCCGACCGCGGCGCCGATGGCGGCCCCGAGCCCCGCGCCGATCAGCGTGCCCCATACCGAGCCGGCGGCGGTGTTCTGGTTGAACGCGGTCGAGGGATCGCCTGACTGCGTCTGCGCCCACTGCCGGCAGCTCGCGTCATCGGCCTGGAACTCCTCGAATGACCTGCTGGGGCCCGGCATGACGGCCACGCTGGGACCGGCCGGCGCGGTGGCGCAGCCGGCCGCGAGCGCGGCCACCACGACGGCGGCGGTCCCGCGGCGCACGAGCGATGTCCGCGAGGTCACGATGCTCACCGGTCGTAGATCTGCTGCAGCTCCGACTGCAGCTGCTGCATGCGCGCCTTGACCTGACCCGCCCGCGCGAGCTGCTCCGGCGTCAGCACCGAGCGCACCTCGAGGGCGATCTGCGCGCTGTCCTGGAGGAGCTGCTCGCGAAGCGCCGCGATCTGCTTGAGCAGGGGCTGGAGATCCGTAGCCTGCACCGGGGCCGGCCCCAGGAGCTTGTCGGCCAGCTCGTCCTGGGCGCGCCGGAGCTGCTCGACGGTGTTGCGAGTGACCGTGCGGTGATTGGTGAGGATCACGCGCACCTTGCCGTCCTGCTCGGGGGTGAGCTTGGCGGCCCGGATCAGCAGGGGCAGGGCCATGCCGCCTTCGCGCCCCCAGCCGCCCCGTTCGGGCCGCATCTGCGCGGAGGCGGGAAGGACCGAGCCCAGCAGCGCCGCCGCCAGCATCAAGGCCATGGCCAGGGGGAGCCGGGCCGTCCGGCTGGAGATCGTCGAGGTCATCACGTCACGCCTCCTCACGATGCGCCCGCACCACATCCCGATCCTATCAGCCACTCGGGCCCCGTGCACTCGCTCGGCTGCTCCTCGTCGTCGGAGACCACGGACTCCACCGCTTCGGTGTTCGCCTCCGCGGTGGCGGTGGCGTCCCCCCGCAACGAGAAGAGGGCCGCCGACACCTGGGTCAGCATGGCACGGGCCTCCTCGGGGCGCATGGTCGGCGGCACGTAGGTCACGGCCCGCCACACCGTCACCTCGACCCAGAGTAGCGCCGCCAGCGCCGTCGCCGTCGCCAGGGCCGCGGCGGGAATCCAGCGGCGGAACGCGGGCGCGGGCCGCCGGTGCGGCGCGGGACCATCCAGCGTGCGCGTGATCACGGTGAGGTCGCGCGTGAGGCCCTGCGCCCGCCGCGTGCAGGTCAGGCACGAGTCCAGGTGCCGTCGGTCCGCCGGCTCGGCGAGGCCGGCCTGCGCATGGATGAGCGCGCGCTCGGATAGATGCCTCATGCCGGTTCCCGGAGGGTCCGCCGCATCCGGTGCACCGCGCGGAAGAGGTGGCGCTTCACGCTTCCGGCCTTCAGCCCGAGCGCGTCGGCGATTTCCGGGCCCGAGAGGCCTTCCATGTGGCGGAGGACGAACACCTCGCGCTGCCGGTCGGGGAGCGACCGGAAGCTCTGCCAGATCTGTTGCCGCGTCTCGGCGCCGATGGCCAGCTCCTCCGGTGACGGGTCCGCGTGGCGAAGCGGAACCGTCTCGATCGGCTCACTCCATCGCCGGAAGCGCCGCCACCAGCCGGCCCGCCGCCGGTCGCGGCAGGTGTTGACCGCGATGCGGGTGAGCCAGGGTCCCCAGTCGTCCGGAGGCCCTTGCCGCTGCAGCGCCTCAAGCGCCTTCACGAGCACGTCTTGCACTACTTCCTCGGCCTCCTGCCCGTCGGCGAGCAAGAGGCCACAGAGGCGCCGGAGCCGCCCGGAGTGACGCTCGAGCAGAGGCCCGAGCTCATCCTGGCGACTCATGGGAGCATCCACGGCCCGTTGGACGTGGCGGCGCCCTTCCTAGTTTACTGACGAGTGAGGGGGCGGGAAGGTTGACGGGAAGCGGGGGCGCCGGCTCAGCGCATCCACGGGGAAATGCCGAGATAAATCGCGGCCAGGCCCAGGTACTCGTGAAGGACGGCCTCCGCCTGCCGGCGGCTTCGCCACCACGGACCTTCCGGTCGACCGTAGGGAGTCCCGCGGACGATGGCCTCGACGTCGCCGTTCCCGCCCCGGTACCAGATAGTTTTGACCCGGCGAGTGTGCTCCGGGGTGCTCACCAGGATCACGCGACGCCAGCCCCGCGCCTGGGCCTCACGCTTGACCAGGGCCAGCTCATCCTCGGTGATGCGGACCGGCTCGGTCATTACCACGAGGGCACCGGCCGGGACGCCGAACCGGAGCAGGGCCTGTCGGGACTCGGCCTGTAGATCGAGCGGGCGCACCTCCAGCGCCACCAGCGCCTCCACGGTCTCGGGATTGGTGGGGCGCGAGATCAGCACCCGCGGCGCCCAGCCCTGACGATAGAGATCCGCGGCGCCCCGCTCGCGGAACGGGGTGCCGCCCGCGACCACCACGATGGCGTCCGCCTCGGCGAGCGCGTCCTCGATGGACAGGTTCGAGGCGAGCCAGCGGAGCACGGGGGCGTGCACCGCCCAGACGAGGAGCGCGAGGGTGAGGAGGCAGAGCGCCGCGATGGCGGCGCGGCGCGCGTTCACCACCTGCGGCGTCCCAAAAACTTGGAGCACGAGAGGACGCGCTTGTACGATTGCCGCGAGGAGGAATTGCCCATGCGCCGTTTGTTCATATTGTCGGTGGCCGTCCTGGCTCTCTCCGCATGCGCGTCGTCACCGCGCGTCCAGCGGAGCGAGTTCGAAGACATTCCGGTTCCCAAGGGCCTCAGCGTGGACATGGAGAAGTCCACCATCATCGAGTCGCCCTCGGTGAAGGCCGCCCGCATCTTCTACAAGGGGCGCCTCGAGCCGGAGAGCCTCGCCACCGCCTTCCGGACCACACTGGAGGCCAATGGGTGGCGGCATCTGTCCTCGACCATGGCCTCGGGGAAGGGTACCACGCAGGTCTACGACAAGCCGGGGAACTCTCTGCAGATCGTGATTTATGAAGGGATTTATTACACCTGGGTGGAGCTATCGGCTACCAAGGTGGTGACGGGCGCGCTCGCCGCTCCCGCCGCGACGCCGATTCCGACGGCCACTCCCGTCCCACCCGTCCGACAGTAGCGCGCTCGCCGCAACTTGGCCCCGCTCCTCGTTCCGGGAGCGGGGCGTGACGGCGAGCGCGAGGCTCTTTCCTGATTTGATCTACGGTCGCCCCAAGGGGCGACCTCTGTAGGGAGGCCCTTCGGCCTTCGCCCTACGGGCGTCGCCAGGCGCGGCCGTCGCGCTCGATGAGCGTATCGGCCTCGGCGGGCCCCCAGCCGCCCGCCTCGTAGTTGGGGAACTTGCGCGGATCGCCGCTGCCCCAGACGTGGAGCACCGGCCCGAGCAGTTCCCACGCGAGATCGACCCAGTCGCCGCGCGCATAGAGCGTGGCGTCCCCCTTCATCGCATCCAGCAGCAACCGTTCGTAGGCCTCGGGGGGCTCGCCGCCGAAGGACTGGTGGTAGTCGAAGTCCATCTCCACCGCCTTGATGCGGGGCTCGGGCCCCGGCAGCTTCGCGCCGAACTGGAGCGAGATGCCTTCGTCCGGCTGGATGCGGAGGATCAGGCGGTTGGCGGCTTCCGCGATCGCCTCGGGATTGCGGCGGAACACCAGGTGCGGCGTCCGGCGGAACTGCACGGCAATCTCGCTCGCGCGCTTGGCGAGGCGCTTGCCCGTCCGGAGATAGAACGGCACGCCCGCCCAGCGCCAGTTGTCGACGCCGAGCTTGAGCGCCGCGTAGGTCTCCGTGATGGATTCCGCGGACACTCCCTTCTCCTCGCGATAGCCGGGCACCCGCTGGCCTTCCACGAAGCCCTGGCCGTATTGCCCACGCACGGCCACCGTGTCCACGTCGGCCGGCGCGATCGGGCGGAGCGCGCGCATGACCTTGGTCTTCTCGTCGCGCACGGGATCGGAGTCGAAGGTGACGGGCGGCTCCATGGCGACCAGGCAGAGGAGCTGGAGGATGTGGTTCTGGATCATGTCACGCAGCGCGCCGGACTCCTCGTAGTAGGCGCCGCGGGATTCCACGCCCAGCGTCTCGCTCACCGTGATCTGCACGTGGTCCACGTGGTTGCGGTTCCACAGGGGCTCGAAGATCCCGTTGGCGAAGCGGAACACGAGGATGTTCTGCACGGTCTCCTTCCCGAGGTAGTGGTCGATCCGGTACACCTGATCCTCGGAAAAGACGCCGTTGACGACATGATTCAGGGCCCGCGACGACTCCAGGTCGCGGCCGAATGGTTTCTCGATGACCACCCGCACCCAGGCGTCCGTCGCGTCCGCGTTGCGCTGGAAGCCGGCTTCGCCGAGCCGCGTCACGATGTGCGGGTAGAGGGACGGAGGCGTGGACAGGTAGAAGAGGCGGTTGCCGCCGCTCCCGCGCTCCTGTTCAACCCTTTTGATAAAGGCCCCGAGGCCGGGGTAGAGGCCGGGGTCAGCCGGATCGCCGGTGTAGTAGAAGAGGGCCTGCGCGAAACGGTCCCACACCCGCGCCGACGGCGGCTGGACGCGCGCGAAGTCGGTCACGGCCTCGCGCATCGCCGCCCGGAACACTTCGTTGCTCATCTCGGTGCGCGAGACGCCGATGACCGCGAAGGGCTCGGGCAGCACGCGGCTCTGGAACATCGACCACAGGGCGGGGACGAGCTTCCGCTTGGTGAGGTCACCCGAGGCGCCGAAGATCACCATCACGCAAGATTCGTCGGCCATCAGCTTTTCCGTGCGAGCCCGCGCACCGTCTGCACCAGCTTGTCGAGAGCGGGCACGGGCTTGCCTTTGAGGTGAATCCGAGCCACGCGGCGGTCCCTCTCCGACAACGCCTGGAGGTCCCCCAGAGCCTGGGCCGCCTTCAGCGTGCCGAAGTTGTATCCCGCGCCGGGAATCGCGAGGTCGTCGGCGTCGTCGCCGGTGAGCTGGAGGTACACCCCGGTGGCCGGGCCACCCTTGTGGAGCTGACCGGTGGAGTGGAGATA
This portion of the Candidatus Methylomirabilota bacterium genome encodes:
- a CDS encoding periplasmic heavy metal sensor — its product is MTSTISSRTARLPLAMALMLAAALLGSVLPASAQMRPERGGWGREGGMALPLLIRAAKLTPEQDGKVRVILTNHRTVTRNTVEQLRRAQDELADKLLGPAPVQATDLQPLLKQIAALREQLLQDSAQIALEVRSVLTPEQLARAGQVKARMQQLQSELQQIYDR
- a CDS encoding YMGG-like glycine zipper-containing protein — encoded protein: MSIVTSRTSLVRRGTAAVVVAALAAGCATAPAGPSVAVMPGPSRSFEEFQADDASCRQWAQTQSGDPSTAFNQNTAAGSVWGTLIGAGLGAAIGAAVGNPAAGAAIGAGAGLLGGTASGANAGYYAGASVQQRYDIAYQQCMYAKGHQIPGARTYRRVANPPPPPPPPPPPPPPPPPPPPPVTR
- a CDS encoding DUF1207 domain-containing protein produces the protein MRATLGVLALALAVLFRPDLAFAGADDDFLRGYATALLRETLGPSAPTIRVTDGVIQVTAAREADRGRIAAALARVPGAVRVEFLGPAPTPGVAPTAPPTIAAAPAGAPATGATLPPPAPDWAPEAIETGFLPNGLIFDPLLADPRWPHFGASIQRYLDDPDFTHIASVSFGETIPLYRQAITSFGGYWEVGIQAGVFAIFDMDSKSHDLVNADYFAAFTGAYAQGPFELLTRLYHQSSHLGDEFLLRTKTNRINLSYEAVDLKLSYHLFERQVRLYAGGGYLFDQDPSNLKPWSAQAGLEWKHRLGFMPHVTTVVATDVQLHEENSWSPNYSVRAGLQFDRARILGRRLLVMLEYFSGNSPNGQFYKNKIDYIGLGAHFYPGGSD
- a CDS encoding YdcF family protein; the protein is MLQVFGTPQVVNARRAAIAALCLLTLALLVWAVHAPVLRWLASNLSIEDALAEADAIVVVAGGTPFRERGAADLYRQGWAPRVLISRPTNPETVEALVALEVRPLDLQAESRQALLRFGVPAGALVVMTEPVRITEDELALVKREAQARGWRRVILVSTPEHTRRVKTIWYRGGNGDVEAIVRGTPYGRPEGPWWRSRRQAEAVLHEYLGLAAIYLGISPWMR
- the zwf gene encoding glucose-6-phosphate dehydrogenase, coding for MADESCVMVIFGASGDLTKRKLVPALWSMFQSRVLPEPFAVIGVSRTEMSNEVFRAAMREAVTDFARVQPPSARVWDRFAQALFYYTGDPADPGLYPGLGAFIKRVEQERGSGGNRLFYLSTPPSLYPHIVTRLGEAGFQRNADATDAWVRVVIEKPFGRDLESSRALNHVVNGVFSEDQVYRIDHYLGKETVQNILVFRFANGIFEPLWNRNHVDHVQITVSETLGVESRGAYYEESGALRDMIQNHILQLLCLVAMEPPVTFDSDPVRDEKTKVMRALRPIAPADVDTVAVRGQYGQGFVEGQRVPGYREEKGVSAESITETYAALKLGVDNWRWAGVPFYLRTGKRLAKRASEIAVQFRRTPHLVFRRNPEAIAEAANRLILRIQPDEGISLQFGAKLPGPEPRIKAVEMDFDYHQSFGGEPPEAYERLLLDAMKGDATLYARGDWVDLAWELLGPVLHVWGSGDPRKFPNYEAGGWGPAEADTLIERDGRAWRRP
- a CDS encoding sigma-70 family RNA polymerase sigma factor; the protein is MSRQDELGPLLERHSGRLRRLCGLLLADGQEAEEVVQDVLVKALEALQRQGPPDDWGPWLTRIAVNTCRDRRRAGWWRRFRRWSEPIETVPLRHADPSPEELAIGAETRQQIWQSFRSLPDRQREVFVLRHMEGLSGPEIADALGLKAGSVKRHLFRAVHRMRRTLREPA